The Synechococcus sp. BL107 nucleotide sequence GAGGAAGGGGGAAGAGGTCACCGGCCATGAATTTCACCGCTGGGAACTGGACGACCCCCGAGGGGCCGACGACGGATCCGTGCTGTGGGAAATTAATGGTTGGCGAGTGAGCCAACGTCCGGAAGGATGGAACAAACGGACGTTGCACGCGAGCTGGGTACACCTGCATTGGGCCAGTTGTTCGACGATTTGCTTCCGATGGCGCGCCGCACTCGCAACCGAAGCGAGATCATCGCCAGGCGATTTGTGAGCCGACAGCAGCCCACACGAATGCAACCATTCGTGGAGCGCTGGCGCTGGATCATTCAAGGCCATGTGCAGGGCGTTGGATTTCGAGCCAGCTGCAGCCGTCGTGCCTTGGATATGGGCCTCAAGGGATGGGTTCGTAACCTGCAAGACGGCAGTGTTGAAGTGCAGGCAGAGGGCCCACCCATTGCTCTTGCGGAGCTAAGGGCCTGGTGCGAAAAGGGTCCGCTTGGGGCTCAAGTGCAACGGGTGAAACCATGCCAGTTGCCGGTGCGGGGGGACGACTGGTTTGAGGTGCGTTACTAAAACGCGAACTGAAACATGGATAGAAAAACAATTGGAAGGCGGGTGGAGTTCCAGCGATGACCTAGCTAGCGAAAGAACACAGCACTGCGGTTGAAGGTTGTGGTTCGCTTCGCGATGGTTTTGGTGCTCTCAACGTTGCCGTTGATCGGGATCGAGGCAATGAGCACCCGTCAGCCCACACCGCAAAGCAGCTACGACAGTGCTATTGAGGCGCTGACGGCATGTCAGGCCTGGCGTCAGCAAGAGGGAGTATTTACAGCCCTCATCCCTGCCATGCATCGAATTGCATCCAAGCCACGCCGCATCCAAACTGGGCTACGCAGTTGTGAAGCCGACCTCGAAAAGGCCTTGATCATTGGCCGTCGATACAGCGTTCAGGCGGAGTCGCATTCCGACAAGCCATTGCACCAACTGCATCGCCCCATCAGTCACATCTTTCCTTACCTGTCGCCAACGTCTGCCAGCCCAATGTTGTGAATAAAAAGTTGTGAATAAAACGCTGTGAATAACCCGTTCAACACCAAAGACAAAGCCTTTTGGAGAGGCCTCATTGGGGTGGTGAGCTTGGGCGTCAGCATTGGCTTGGCCGCCCTCATTCTTCGTCTATGACTCCGTCTTGACCCCACCCATGGCTGAGATCCGGCATCGGGAGTCCACTTGGAGCGTCTGGACCCATGGTTGTCCAAATGGGGAGCAGGTGGACCAGGTACAGCGGCGCAGTGAACAGACCATCGACAGGATGCTGATGATTCCGAAACCAGGGGATATCGCCCTGTTTGCCCATGGCCACAGCCTTCCGGACCTGGCCGGCAGCTGGCTGGGAGGGCGCCGCTGGAGGGCGACTGCTCCAGCTGGGGACTGGAATGATCAGCCTTTTGGGCTGGGAACGGGAAACCCGGACTCTTGCCCGTTGGAATGCCCCGACGCAAAGCAACCCGCATGACTGATCCAAAAATCTGGACGGAATTGGTGTCGTATGGCATTGGTGTTGCCCTATCGCCGATTCATTTGGTGTTGTTGCTACTGCTGTTGCTGGGGAACGCACCACGGCGGCGCGGCGGGTTGTTTGTGGTGGGTTGGTGGCTCACCAGTGCCCTGGTGGTGCTCGGATTACTCACCCTGGGGCACGGCCTTTTGCTGGACATGAGCCATGGATCCAAACACCGCACCGGGCTGGATCTGATCGCAGGCGGAGCGTTAGTTGCCCTCGGGGGACGGGAGCTCATCCGCAGTTGGCTCAATCAAGATGGCCCCCCAGGCTGGACCCAAAGCGTGGATCGCTTTGCCGCCCTGCCCCTGCCGCTCCTGCTATTGATCAGCAGTGCCACCGAAATCATCAGCCCAGACGACCTGCTGCTCTTCGCGAAAACCGCCGGAGTGATTCTTGCCCAAGGACTCAGCCTGCAGGGGGAGGTCGCGTCGAGCCTGGTGTTCAGCCTGTCAGCCAGCGTGCTGTTGCTGGTGCCTTTCGTGGCGGTTGTCCTTGGGGGTGAACGCGTTTTGCCGATGTTGCAGCAAGGAAAAACCACCCTGCTGAGCCGTGGGGAATTGGTGGTGGGCAGCGTGAGCTTGGGCCTGGGTGGCTATTTGAGCTGGCAAGGCATCACAGGGCTTGCCCTGCGTTGAGCCAAGCCTGATTCGCACCCTCACTCTGAGAACGTTGAAAAGGCTTGAGTCCATGCCGCCGTGGTCTCAGGCGACGACGTCCCACCGATCATCCACACGCCGGTCCGCGCCCGCGACACTGCGACATAGCAAAGCTGTTGTCGGATGCGCGGATCAGCTCGGAACACATCAGGCGCCACAAACACCTCACCAAAGCTGCTGCCCTGGCTGCGATGCACCGTTAAAACAGCGGCGGGTCCGAGGGACGCAAAGGCATCTCGAACAAGGAAATACTGCCTCCAAATGCTGCGCCCATTTTTTTTACCGGCGTCTTTGGCCTGTTGGCGCAACCGCTGCATCACACCATCCAATTCCAGGCGCGCCGCACTGCCAACGGGGGGCTGTAATCGAAGCGTGAGCTCGAGATCCCCGGAGCTCACTTTGGCCGACAGGGTTTCAATCATGGGCACCCCTCCGTTGATCTCCGTCAACCCAAAATCCAGCAAGTCGCACGATTCAGGCGTCACATCCAGCACCACCACCTCTCGGTTGGATCCCAACACCATGTCGGGCTCTTCCCCGGCTTCTTCCCCGTCCCGGGAGGCTGGTGCCATCACCGCAGTGCGGCTAATCAACACTTCGCCAGGCAAGACGGGCATCTGATCCGCCATGTCGCCATGAATGGCCCGACGCGCGTGGGGTACCAGCCGCTCCAGGGTGCGATTGGTGTAGCAAAGAATGCGTGCGGCATCGGGATTGTCCTGTTGCGAGGCTGCCTTCAACGATTGGCGGGCTTGGTTCAACCATTCCTTTTGGGAGAGGCAACGCACCTGCCCTTGCTCATTCCGGATCGGCTGCAGAAGCGGAGGAGATAAGCAAGGCAACACTCCCTCCCGCAGACGGCTCGCGAGCTGCAGCACCGGCCCCTGGTGACGAACCACCTGCTGTAACACCGCTCCACTGCGCCGTTGCATGGCGAATACTGGGCTTTTCTCCTCCCCAACCGGTGGAAGCTGCGCTGGATCCCCAACAAACACCAAACGGGTTTTGAAGGGATGGGCGCATTGCAGGGCAATCCCCAGCAGGGTGCTGTCCACCATCGAGGCTTCATCGATCAACACCAAGCCAAGGTTCTCCAGAGCCATTCCCGTTTGCTCTGTGGGCTCACACAGTTCGACATCACCCGAGCGTTTGAGCTTCAACCGCAGCAGGCGGTGGATGGTGGATGGATACCAGGTGGGTTGCAACCCTTCGAGATCTAAGGCCTGACGCAGCACACCCACGGCCTTATGGGTGGGCGCAACAACGGTCCAACACAAGCCAGTGGCCTCCACCTGACGCAATAGGCGCATCGACAAAAACGTCTTGCCACTCCCTGCAAATCCACTCAGAACAAAGGGAGTTCCATCGGCAGGAGTTGCCAACCAGGTGGAAAAAGCATCCGCCGCCGCCTGTTGATCCGCCGTGAGTTCCGCAGTGGCGGTCACCCCAACCCAGCCCCAATCACAGTTTTCATCACAGCGGCAAGATGCAGCGGAGACCCCACCAGCACAAGACCTGGCAGGGCAATGGCAGGACCCACCAAGCTGCCCACCAGCACCTGAAGGCGGCTATGGCCAAGACTTTCCTTCAACGGCTTCTCATAGGGGTGTGGCCAGAGGTCTGCTGGTAACGCATTGACGCGCTCTGCGGTGTATCCGGCGGCGCGGCGAATGCCACTGGCGTCGTACATCACCACAAAGGCCACCACGGTTGCCAGAGCAAAGGTCGGGTGGTCAAAACCCTGGGTCCAGCCAAGGCAAGCAGCCGTGCCGGTTACAAGAGCGGAGTGACTAGAAGGCATCCCCCCTGTTTCCACCAAAACCGCTGGGCGCCAGCGGCGATGCACGATTAATTCGATCAGCAATTTGGAGAGCTGAGCTACCCCACAGGCGACCAGCCCCCAGGCCAAAGCACTGTTATCGAACAATTCACGCAACACCGCGTGGGAGGGGGAGGGATCGATCATCGATCGCGGCTGGTGATGAAGTCGGCCAAGGCCAGCAGAGGCATCGCTTGATCTGACCAGGGTTGCAGAGCTTCCTTTGCCTCTCGCACCAAATCATCCGCCCGCTTCCTCGACTCCTCTAAACCCAAGAGCTTGGGATACGTGGTCTTATCGGCCAGCAGATCCTTGCCGGCGGTTTTACCGAGCACCTCACTGCTCGCGGTGATATCGAGGATGTCGTCAATGATCTGGAATGCCAAGCCAATGCCTCGGGCATAGGTGCGCAGCGCCGTGATCAAGGTGTCGTCTGCATTGCCAATCAAGGCACCGGTGATCACACAGGCACTGAGCAGCGCGCCGGTTTTATGGAGATGGATGTACTCGAGTGTCTCGAGATCCACCTGCTTGCCTTCACTCTCTAAATCCACCACCTGGCCACCCACCAGCCCCGGTGCTCCGGCCACCAGTGAGAGTTCACCCACCACCTTGAGCAGTTGGTCCGCCGGAACGCCGGGACTTCGCAACGCCACCATCTCGAAGGCGCGGGTGAGCAGCGCATCACCGGCCAAGATCGCCACGGCCTCCCCATACACCTTGTGGTTGGTGGGACGCCCCCGGCGCACATCGTCGTCATCCATCGCCGGCAGATCGTCGTGGATCAGCGACATGGTGTGAATCATCTCGAGGGCGACAGCCGTTGGCACGGCATGCTTCGCGTCGCCACCAGCCAGTTCACAGGCCGCAAGGCAAAGAATCGGGCGTAGACGCTTGCCACCTGCCAACAGCGAATAACGCATGGCATCCCGCAACGACTCGGGCCGTTCAGGACCGAGGGAGTCGTCAAGCGCCGCTTCAACGGTTTCCTTGGCCTTGCCGAGATAGGCCTTGAAATCGAACTCGGCGGTCATGGATGGACCTTGGCTGGCCGGATTCTCTCAGGTTGAGGAGAAGCCCCCCAAAGGAACCCAATCCATTGGGTGCGGCGTGAGCATTTCTCGACCCTGTCCAGGGGCGGTCGTGACCGCCAGGTCGTACGACACCGAATAGCGCGGCACCCCACCCTCGTAAGGCAAAACGCGATGGCGCAGATCTGAAGGGAAGAGCAGCAAGCGGTGCTGTTTTGGAGCAAACACCCCACCAGACACGGTGGCTTCCCGAAACGGAATGGCCATCACATGGCTGAAGTAGGTGTCGGGCGCTTGAAACTCCAGTTCTCCAGAACCGGGATCCTCTTCGGTGCACACATAAAACACAGCACTCAGCTGGGCATTGCGATGGGTGTGGGACTCAATCGTTCCTCCATCGGGGGAACACACCACCGGCCATGCCTTTTGAATGTGAACCTCGAGGCCATGGTCGGGGCCTAATAAATCGATCAAATAAAGCGACACCTGCTCTGCGATCTGGTGATTGAGCCAGACGAAAGCCTCCATCCGATGCAACTGATCCAAGCCAGCAATCCCCAAAAGATCTCCGGTGAGGTTGTTGCGATTGGAAAACTGAGGATCACCAAACACGTCGCGATCAAACACTTCCAACTGCTGGTGCATCGCTGCAGCAATACCGTCATCAGGAGTGAGATCCACCTGCATCACGGGGGTGGGGAACAACCAATGGAGTGGCATCGACCCGTTAGCTGAGGAGATCAGCGAGTTCATGGTCAACACCATGGCGGCGACACCACGCCACAACGGTGTTCACCAACAGCATGGTGACGGTCATCGGACCAACACCGCCGGGCACCGGGGACAACGCCGCTGCGATCGGTTCCACTTCTTCCGCACGCACGTCGCCACAGAGCCCTCCTTCAGGCTTGCGATGGATGCCCACGTCGACCACCGCAGCACCAGGCTTGATGTGCTCCGCCCCCACCATCCCGGGGCGACCTGCTGCCACCACCACAATG carries:
- the crtE gene encoding geranylgeranyl diphosphate synthase CrtE translates to MTAEFDFKAYLGKAKETVEAALDDSLGPERPESLRDAMRYSLLAGGKRLRPILCLAACELAGGDAKHAVPTAVALEMIHTMSLIHDDLPAMDDDDVRRGRPTNHKVYGEAVAILAGDALLTRAFEMVALRSPGVPADQLLKVVGELSLVAGAPGLVGGQVVDLESEGKQVDLETLEYIHLHKTGALLSACVITGALIGNADDTLITALRTYARGIGLAFQIIDDILDITASSEVLGKTAGKDLLADKTTYPKLLGLEESRKRADDLVREAKEALQPWSDQAMPLLALADFITSRDR
- a CDS encoding acylphosphatase; the protein is MARRTRNRSEIIARRFVSRQQPTRMQPFVERWRWIIQGHVQGVGFRASCSRRALDMGLKGWVRNLQDGSVEVQAEGPPIALAELRAWCEKGPLGAQVQRVKPCQLPVRGDDWFEVRY
- a CDS encoding TIGR02466 family protein; this translates as MNSLISSANGSMPLHWLFPTPVMQVDLTPDDGIAAAMHQQLEVFDRDVFGDPQFSNRNNLTGDLLGIAGLDQLHRMEAFVWLNHQIAEQVSLYLIDLLGPDHGLEVHIQKAWPVVCSPDGGTIESHTHRNAQLSAVFYVCTEEDPGSGELEFQAPDTYFSHVMAIPFREATVSGGVFAPKQHRLLLFPSDLRHRVLPYEGGVPRYSVSYDLAVTTAPGQGREMLTPHPMDWVPLGGFSST
- a CDS encoding GAP family protein produces the protein MTDPKIWTELVSYGIGVALSPIHLVLLLLLLLGNAPRRRGGLFVVGWWLTSALVVLGLLTLGHGLLLDMSHGSKHRTGLDLIAGGALVALGGRELIRSWLNQDGPPGWTQSVDRFAALPLPLLLLISSATEIISPDDLLLFAKTAGVILAQGLSLQGEVASSLVFSLSASVLLLVPFVAVVLGGERVLPMLQQGKTTLLSRGELVVGSVSLGLGGYLSWQGITGLALR
- a CDS encoding ATP-dependent RecD-like DNA helicase, producing the protein MTATAELTADQQAAADAFSTWLATPADGTPFVLSGFAGSGKTFLSMRLLRQVEATGLCWTVVAPTHKAVGVLRQALDLEGLQPTWYPSTIHRLLRLKLKRSGDVELCEPTEQTGMALENLGLVLIDEASMVDSTLLGIALQCAHPFKTRLVFVGDPAQLPPVGEEKSPVFAMQRRSGAVLQQVVRHQGPVLQLASRLREGVLPCLSPPLLQPIRNEQGQVRCLSQKEWLNQARQSLKAASQQDNPDAARILCYTNRTLERLVPHARRAIHGDMADQMPVLPGEVLISRTAVMAPASRDGEEAGEEPDMVLGSNREVVVLDVTPESCDLLDFGLTEINGGVPMIETLSAKVSSGDLELTLRLQPPVGSAARLELDGVMQRLRQQAKDAGKKNGRSIWRQYFLVRDAFASLGPAAVLTVHRSQGSSFGEVFVAPDVFRADPRIRQQLCYVAVSRARTGVWMIGGTSSPETTAAWTQAFSTFSE
- a CDS encoding histidine phosphatase family protein, which codes for MAEIRHRESTWSVWTHGCPNGEQVDQVQRRSEQTIDRMLMIPKPGDIALFAHGHSLPDLAGSWLGGRRWRATAPAGDWNDQPFGLGTGNPDSCPLECPDAKQPA
- a CDS encoding divergent PAP2 family protein, producing the protein MIDPSPSHAVLRELFDNSALAWGLVACGVAQLSKLLIELIVHRRWRPAVLVETGGMPSSHSALVTGTAACLGWTQGFDHPTFALATVVAFVVMYDASGIRRAAGYTAERVNALPADLWPHPYEKPLKESLGHSRLQVLVGSLVGPAIALPGLVLVGSPLHLAAVMKTVIGAGLG